A window of the Vigna angularis cultivar LongXiaoDou No.4 chromosome 3, ASM1680809v1, whole genome shotgun sequence genome harbors these coding sequences:
- the LOC108324534 gene encoding uncharacterized protein LOC108324534, with product MASRNLPGSSSSQFIDEDPLILDNVDDFSSDDELDLILEDVNNDDDHITQSSTHVVPELNQGMQFQSKEETILAIKHYHITNGYKYTVVESKPNIYVIRCVEYHNGCQWRLRAAYSKVRKYWEIKNIDGQHSCFSTILSEDHANLDSSHIATIISNSIRTNPSIPIKSLIADIKGRLGYSVSYRKAWIAKHKALVMEFGDWEDSYNHMPRWLHAVKDSNPGTILQCTGSPVHIDGQTDNNCYIMERVFWSFGPCIQGFKYCKPILQVDGTFLTGKYHGTLLTAIGQDGNRNIFPLAFAIVEGETKEALIWFFQLLREHVCHQQNICIITDRGKGILSALRSEEVGWEQDGLNSVYCIRHLASNFNNKFKNHDLKKQFINLGTTTNILETLLLSNIMLQILNLFVYYIITAYEVKQPTVTAKLAALRNQYPQQVQWIDKIPLQKWSQAFDGGRRYGHMTTNLAECTNSILKGARSLPICALIRTTFERTQSWFVERGLKANCMLQAGHQFPEEIADIIRKNQQQSAFCHVHRYNRENSEFDVQEISTPHHYRPVPLSYKVRLNEWWCDCGHFQATRLPCHHVIAVCAFSHIPLTQVIDPVYSLNNIFKAYEVQFHPIQNQDYWSAYTGPNFIPDPTMRRKASGRPSTNRLHNEMDQSNPDKPKKCSYCRNEGHHRGNCPFRH from the coding sequence ATGGCATCACGAAACTTACCAGGATCTTCATCATCGCAGTTCATCGATGAAGACCCTTTAATATTGGATAACGTTGATGACTTCAGCAGCGATGATGAATTAGATCTCATACTTGAAGATGTCAACAACGACGACGACCACATCACACAATCATCTACACATGTCGTTCCAGAGTTGAATCAAGGTATGCAGTTCCAGTCAAAGGAGGAAACTATTCTTGCAATCAAACATTATCACATAACCAACGGTTACAAATACACCGTTGTTGAGTCCAAACCCAACATTTATGTTATTCGTTGTGTGGAATATCACAATGGTTGTCAATGGCGTCTGAGGGCAGCTTATAGCAAAGTCCGTAAATATtgggaaataaaaaatatagacgGACAACACTCGTGTTTCTCAACAATACTATCTGAAGATCATGCAAATCTTGATAGTAGTCACATTGCCACGATCATATCAAACTCAATCCGGACAAATCCATCCATTCCAATCAAGAGTTTGATTGCAGATATTAAGGGTCGATTAGGATATTCTGTGTCATACAGAAAAGCTTGGATCGCTAAACATAAGGCTCTTGTTATGGAGTTTGGAGACTGGGAGGACTCGTATAACCACATGCCGAGGTGGTTGCATGCCGTGAAGGACTCAAACCCAGGTACAATTTTACAATGCACTGGTTCTCCGGTTCATATTGATGGACAAACCGACAATAATTGCTATATTATGGAAAGAGTTTTCTGGTCTTTCGGTCCTTGCATACAAGGATTCAAATACTGTAAACCCATTCTCCAAGTTGATGGTACATTTCTTACGGGTAAATATCATGGAACTTTGCTCACCGCCATAGGTCAAGATGGCAATAGAAATATTTTCCCATTGGCCTTTGCCATTGTAGAAGGTGAGACAAAGGAGGCTTTGATATGGTTCTTTCAACTACTTCGAGAACATGTTTGccatcaacaaaatatttgcatCATCACTGACAGAGGAAAGGGTATACTATCCGCATTAAGATCAGAAGAAGTTGGTTGGGAACAAGATGGTTTGAACTCTGTCTATTGCATACGTCATCTGGCATCcaacttcaacaacaaattcaaaaatcacgacctcaaaaaacaattcatcaatTTAGGTACTACTACAAACATTCTTGAAACACTTTTACTATCAAACATTATGTTAcaaatattgaatttatttgtatattacaTCATTACAGCTTATGAGGTCAAGCAACCAACAGTCACGGCAAAACTTGCTGCATTGAGAAACCAATACCCACAACAAGTTCAATGGATAGATAAAATCCCATTACAAAAATGGTCTCAAGCTTTTGATGGAGGGAGAAGATATGGACATATGACCACTAATCTTGCTGAGTGCACAAACTCCATTTTAAAGGGAGCACGTTCATTACCAATATGTGCTCTAATCAGAACAACATTTGAGAGGACACAATCATGGTTTGTTGAACGCGGATTAAAGGCAAACTGTATGCTACAAGCAGGACACCAATTTCCTGAAGAAATTGCCGACATCATTAggaaaaatcaacaacaatccGCATTTTGTCATGTTCATCGCTACAATCGTGAAAAttctgaatttgatgttcagGAAATTTCAACACCTCACCACTACCGCCCTGTTCCACTTTCCTACAAGGTCAGATTAAATGAATGGTGGTGTGATTGTGGTCACTTCCAAGCTACTCGTCTCCCATGTCATCATGTCATTGCTGTTTGTGCATTTTCGCATATCCCACTAACCCAAGTCATCGATCCAGTGTACAGTCTTAACAACATTTTCAAGGCATACGAAGTGCAATTTCACCCAATCCAAAATCAAGATTATTGGTCTGCGTATACAGGTCCAAACTTCATACCAGATCCTACAATGCGACGCAAGGCATCTGGTAGACCATCTACAAATAGGCTTCATAATGAAATGGATCAATCCAATCCAGATAAGCCAAAAAAATGCTCTTACTGCCGCAACGAAGGTCATCATAGGGGAAATTGTCCCTTTCGGCATTAG